From Bifidobacterium longum subsp. longum JCM 1217, one genomic window encodes:
- the nadC gene encoding carboxylating nicotinate-nucleotide diphosphorylase, producing MLTSHIIRVAVEAALAEDAPYGDITCETTIPADETGSAHLTARENGVMSGIDVFAAAFAAQNPAVTVTAAIKDGERFQRGQILATVKGPVRDLLTAERIALNFTQRMSGIATMTAAFVDAVNAIYGDDYDGPVTRPRRYERTRIVDTRKTTPGLRPFEKYAVVCGGGHNHRYGLSDAVMMKDNHLAALAARGIDLAGAIRHVREQVGHTTHIEVEVDRLDQIPAVLAGGADTIMLDNFSLDDTRRGVELIDGKAIVEASGNMSLERVPAVAVTGVDVISVGALTHSVRSIDLGLDWN from the coding sequence ATGCTCACATCACACATCATCCGCGTCGCCGTCGAAGCGGCGCTCGCCGAAGACGCGCCCTACGGCGACATCACCTGCGAGACCACCATCCCCGCGGACGAAACCGGCTCGGCCCACCTCACCGCGCGCGAAAACGGCGTGATGAGCGGCATCGACGTGTTCGCCGCAGCCTTCGCCGCACAGAACCCGGCCGTCACCGTCACCGCCGCCATCAAGGACGGCGAGCGATTCCAGCGCGGCCAGATACTCGCCACCGTGAAAGGCCCGGTACGCGACCTGCTCACCGCCGAGCGCATCGCCCTCAACTTCACTCAGCGCATGAGCGGCATCGCCACCATGACCGCCGCCTTCGTGGACGCGGTGAACGCCATCTACGGCGATGATTATGACGGACCCGTCACCCGGCCGCGCCGCTACGAGCGCACCCGCATCGTCGATACGCGCAAAACCACGCCCGGCCTGCGCCCGTTCGAGAAATACGCCGTGGTCTGCGGCGGCGGCCACAACCATCGTTACGGACTGTCCGACGCGGTCATGATGAAGGACAACCATCTGGCGGCGCTCGCCGCGCGCGGCATCGACCTGGCCGGCGCGATCCGCCACGTGCGCGAACAGGTGGGCCACACCACGCATATCGAAGTGGAAGTCGACCGCCTTGACCAGATTCCCGCCGTGCTCGCCGGCGGAGCGGACACCATCATGCTGGACAATTTCTCGCTCGACGACACCCGTCGCGGCGTGGAGCTCATCGACGGTAAGGCCATCGTGGAAGCCAGCGGCAACATGAGCCTGGAGCGAGTGCCAGCCGTGGCCGTCACCGGCGTGGACGTGATCTCCGTGGGCGCGCTCACCCACTCTGTGCGCAGCATCGACCTCGGATTGGATTGGAACTAG
- the nadB gene encoding L-aspartate oxidase has product MSNTEIVVVGAGVAGLSAALAVAGTGHDVTLVTKAELVESNTYHAQGGIAAAIFSDDDPKLHAADTMAAGHGLCDPKAVDILTREGAERVREFAAAGVHFDRDAHGHMLRGLEAAHSRARVVHAGGDATGKVFELDVSAMVRKNPRIHIIENAFLKDLIVRGGHIAGVHLLIDGQDKDLAADRVILAAGGAGRMYPYTTNPPVATADGLAVAWRAGAQVADLEFYQFHPTAMAVGEHFLVSEAVRGEGAVLLDEHGHRYMKDIDPRAELAPRDVVARENFRVMQAQGGKPVMLDVSPMARENPDLASFLAHRFPTIDAYTRSLGFDWSKEPIPVAPAAHYYMGGIRTDLNARTSIPGLYAAGECARTGVMGSNRLASNSLLEGLVYGRRAGLAAVADGDDAVWAPEPFLNSATGAVFDHAPIALAAPAATAAADDTAADKVWNRTRIQNTMWHGVGVLRDEAGLKTAIAELGQGLAAANAQADVNADGAASSVEALENRNMLTVGYVAATAALARTESRGAHARTDHSEPVDNWAHSVAYIKD; this is encoded by the coding sequence ATGAGCAACACTGAAATCGTCGTCGTGGGCGCCGGCGTCGCCGGACTGTCCGCGGCACTGGCCGTGGCCGGCACCGGACACGACGTGACCTTGGTAACCAAGGCCGAACTGGTGGAATCAAACACCTATCATGCGCAGGGCGGCATCGCTGCAGCCATCTTCTCCGACGACGACCCGAAGCTGCATGCCGCCGACACCATGGCCGCGGGCCACGGCCTGTGCGACCCGAAGGCCGTGGACATCCTCACCCGTGAGGGTGCGGAGCGCGTCCGCGAGTTCGCCGCGGCCGGCGTCCACTTCGACCGCGACGCGCATGGACACATGCTGCGCGGCCTGGAAGCGGCTCATTCGCGCGCCCGCGTGGTGCATGCCGGGGGAGACGCCACCGGCAAAGTGTTTGAACTGGACGTCTCCGCCATGGTGCGCAAGAACCCGCGCATCCACATCATCGAGAACGCCTTCCTCAAAGATCTCATCGTGCGGGGCGGCCACATCGCCGGCGTCCACCTGCTGATCGACGGGCAGGACAAGGATCTGGCCGCCGACCGGGTGATCTTGGCCGCCGGTGGAGCAGGCCGTATGTACCCGTACACCACCAATCCGCCGGTCGCCACCGCGGACGGCCTCGCCGTCGCATGGCGTGCCGGTGCCCAGGTCGCCGATCTGGAGTTCTACCAGTTCCATCCCACCGCCATGGCCGTGGGCGAGCACTTCCTCGTCTCCGAAGCCGTGCGCGGCGAAGGTGCGGTGCTGCTGGATGAGCATGGCCACAGGTATATGAAGGACATCGATCCGCGCGCCGAACTCGCGCCGCGTGACGTCGTGGCCCGCGAGAACTTCCGCGTGATGCAGGCGCAAGGCGGCAAGCCCGTGATGCTCGACGTCTCGCCGATGGCCCGCGAGAACCCCGACCTGGCCAGCTTCCTGGCCCACCGATTCCCGACCATCGACGCCTATACGCGTTCGCTTGGCTTCGACTGGAGCAAGGAGCCGATTCCGGTGGCGCCCGCCGCGCACTACTACATGGGAGGCATTCGCACCGATCTGAACGCCCGGACCTCCATTCCCGGCCTGTATGCGGCCGGCGAATGCGCTCGTACCGGTGTCATGGGCTCCAACCGTCTTGCCTCCAACTCGCTGCTCGAGGGGCTCGTCTACGGACGCCGCGCCGGTCTGGCCGCCGTCGCGGACGGTGACGACGCGGTCTGGGCACCCGAACCGTTCCTGAACTCCGCCACCGGTGCCGTGTTCGACCATGCGCCGATCGCGCTGGCCGCCCCTGCCGCTACGGCTGCTGCTGACGATACCGCCGCCGACAAGGTGTGGAATCGTACCCGCATCCAGAACACCATGTGGCATGGCGTCGGCGTGCTGCGCGACGAGGCCGGACTGAAAACCGCCATCGCCGAACTCGGCCAAGGCCTCGCCGCCGCAAACGCCCAGGCTGATGTAAACGCCGATGGTGCTGCAAGCAGCGTTGAGGCTTTGGAGAACCGCAACATGCTCACCGTAGGCTATGTGGCCGCCACCGCCGCGCTCGCCCGCACCGAGTCGAGAGGCGCCCACGCCCGCACCGACCACAGCGAGCCAGTCGACAACTGGGCCCACTCCGTCGCCTACATCAAGGACTGA
- the nadA gene encoding quinolinate synthase NadA, with protein sequence MTALFTAPSVDEIIAKLGAQSTCDAGLTQDPWHFDTTTPSYGPGASMLDRLPANAPRQQVLPDEYRKASDEELQQRISDAKQRLGSKLLILGHFYQRDEIIKHADFVGDSFQLAKNATERPDADHIVFCGVHFMAETADILSTPEQSVTLPNLSAGCSMADMANIDQVQECWDQLGEICGTQPDSDGLQQIIPVTYMNSSAALKAFCGRNGGIVCTSSNAHAVLEWAFARGKRVLFFPDQHLGRNTARAMGIPLSEMPLWDPFKAQGGAADPADYARAKMILWKGFCSVHQRFTVEQVERARKAYPGVKVIVHPECSMQVVDAADGTGSTAYIVKEIANAPAGSAIAVGTEINLVNRLAAQYPDKTVFCLDPVVCPCSTMYRIHPAYLAWALENLEAGNVVNRITVDEDTAREAKVALERMLRVHP encoded by the coding sequence ATGACCGCACTATTCACTGCGCCGTCCGTTGACGAGATCATCGCCAAGCTGGGCGCGCAAAGCACCTGCGATGCAGGACTGACCCAGGACCCATGGCACTTCGACACCACCACACCCAGCTACGGTCCCGGTGCCTCGATGCTCGACCGTCTGCCCGCCAACGCGCCGCGCCAGCAGGTGTTGCCGGACGAATACCGCAAGGCCTCCGACGAGGAACTGCAGCAGCGCATCTCCGACGCCAAGCAGCGTCTCGGCTCCAAACTGTTGATTCTGGGCCACTTCTACCAGCGTGACGAGATCATCAAGCACGCCGATTTCGTGGGCGACTCCTTCCAGCTGGCCAAGAACGCCACCGAACGCCCGGACGCCGACCACATCGTGTTCTGCGGCGTGCACTTCATGGCCGAAACCGCCGACATCCTCTCCACGCCCGAACAGAGCGTGACCCTGCCCAACCTGTCCGCCGGCTGCTCGATGGCCGACATGGCCAACATCGACCAGGTCCAGGAATGCTGGGACCAGCTCGGCGAGATCTGCGGCACCCAGCCGGACTCCGATGGCTTGCAGCAGATCATTCCGGTCACCTACATGAACTCATCCGCCGCGCTGAAGGCGTTCTGCGGACGCAACGGCGGCATCGTATGCACCTCTTCCAATGCGCACGCCGTGCTGGAATGGGCGTTCGCCCGCGGCAAGCGCGTGCTGTTCTTCCCGGACCAGCATCTGGGCCGCAATACCGCCCGCGCGATGGGCATTCCGCTGAGCGAGATGCCGCTGTGGGATCCGTTCAAGGCACAGGGCGGCGCCGCCGATCCGGCCGATTACGCCCGCGCCAAGATGATTCTGTGGAAGGGCTTCTGCTCCGTGCACCAGCGTTTCACCGTCGAACAGGTCGAACGTGCCCGCAAGGCATACCCGGGCGTCAAGGTGATCGTGCACCCCGAGTGCTCGATGCAGGTGGTCGATGCCGCCGACGGTACTGGCTCCACCGCGTACATCGTCAAGGAGATCGCCAACGCGCCCGCCGGATCCGCCATTGCTGTGGGCACCGAAATCAACCTGGTGAACCGTCTGGCCGCGCAGTACCCGGACAAGACCGTGTTCTGCTTGGACCCCGTGGTCTGCCCCTGCTCCACGATGTACCGCATCCACCCGGCCTACCTGGCTTGGGCTTTGGAGAACCTCGAAGCCGGCAACGTGGTCAATCGCATCACCGTGGACGAAGACACCGCCCGCGAAGCCAAGGTGGCACTGGAGCGCATGCTGCGCGTTCACCCGTGA
- a CDS encoding NUDIX hydrolase, whose translation MGFGNVSERRSAPPQVGVSVVILALGPEGDTGNSAADSGNAANSAHSCLWLPLVKRVRQPFLGCWALPGGDLRSDRSLEQSAYAALESTTDLHPRYLEQLYTFGGPTRSHGGLPMVSVVYWALVGQTEAAGFEDGDNVRWFPEDELPELAFDHRQIIDYALLRLRSKIEYSDVATRLLGPTFTLRQLHGVYEAIGGEPLDLANFRRKMLASGDLEDTGEKMREGRQRPATVYRYIPKRPVENGTPHESDGDDIVELSRQGEREDALDALIPSARI comes from the coding sequence ATGGGATTCGGCAATGTGTCCGAGCGCCGCAGCGCACCGCCACAGGTCGGCGTGTCAGTGGTGATTCTGGCACTCGGCCCGGAAGGCGATACCGGCAACAGTGCCGCCGATTCCGGCAACGCCGCGAACTCGGCCCATTCCTGTCTCTGGTTGCCCCTGGTCAAGCGCGTCCGTCAGCCGTTCCTGGGCTGCTGGGCGTTGCCCGGCGGTGACCTGCGCTCCGACCGGTCGTTGGAACAGTCTGCCTACGCGGCCCTCGAATCGACCACAGACCTGCACCCGCGATACCTCGAACAGCTGTACACCTTTGGAGGCCCGACCCGGTCCCATGGCGGATTGCCCATGGTATCCGTCGTGTACTGGGCGCTCGTCGGCCAGACCGAGGCCGCGGGCTTCGAGGACGGTGACAACGTACGATGGTTCCCCGAAGACGAACTGCCCGAGCTGGCGTTCGACCATCGCCAGATCATCGACTACGCGCTGCTCCGCCTGCGCTCCAAAATCGAATACTCCGACGTGGCCACCCGACTGCTCGGCCCCACGTTCACCCTGCGCCAACTGCACGGCGTCTATGAGGCGATTGGCGGCGAACCCCTCGACTTGGCGAACTTCCGCCGCAAAATGCTTGCCTCGGGCGACCTTGAAGACACCGGGGAGAAGATGCGCGAAGGCCGCCAACGACCGGCCACCGTCTACCGCTACATCCCCAAACGACCTGTCGAGAACGGTACGCCCCACGAATCCGATGGTGACGACATCGTGGAACTGTCCAGACAAGGCGAGCGTGAAGACGCTCTCGACGCGCTGATCCCATCCGCGCGCATCTGA
- the scpB gene encoding SMC-Scp complex subunit ScpB yields the protein MTEQIDATNTTEHMADAESTAESAKAAVRGVEETHPEYVDFAVDDFPGGLPACLEAILMVADQPQTATELARILALDRNTVEEALRALHDDYEGDESRDIRPRGFELRRTARGWQFASRAAFEPVVSSFVTDGQTARLSQAALEALAIVAYRQPVTRAQVAAIRGVNSDGVIRSLTVRGLIKEDGVDPESRAALLVTSEFFLDQMGLKSLDELPSLAPFLPSVAEMTQSKSEDTDVIS from the coding sequence GTGACTGAACAGATTGACGCAACGAATACAACCGAACACATGGCGGATGCCGAATCGACGGCTGAATCCGCAAAGGCCGCGGTGAGGGGAGTGGAGGAGACGCACCCCGAATACGTGGATTTCGCGGTAGACGATTTTCCCGGCGGGCTGCCCGCCTGTCTGGAAGCGATTCTGATGGTCGCCGACCAGCCGCAGACCGCCACCGAGCTGGCCCGTATTTTGGCATTGGATCGCAACACAGTCGAAGAGGCATTGCGAGCCCTGCACGATGACTATGAGGGCGATGAATCCCGTGACATCCGCCCGCGCGGCTTCGAACTGCGCCGCACCGCTCGTGGCTGGCAGTTCGCCAGTCGCGCCGCGTTCGAGCCGGTCGTCTCATCATTCGTCACCGACGGCCAGACTGCGAGACTCAGTCAGGCCGCACTGGAGGCGCTTGCCATCGTGGCCTATCGCCAACCCGTCACCCGAGCCCAAGTGGCCGCGATCCGCGGTGTCAACTCCGATGGAGTGATTCGCTCGCTCACGGTACGCGGCCTTATCAAGGAAGACGGCGTGGACCCCGAATCCCGCGCGGCCCTCTTGGTCACCTCCGAATTCTTCCTCGACCAAATGGGTCTGAAGAGTCTCGACGAACTACCCTCCCTAGCGCCATTCCTCCCGTCCGTCGCCGAAATGACACAGTCGAAATCGGAAGATACGGACGTGATTTCGTAG
- a CDS encoding segregation and condensation protein A — MNETSLSRLPSLREAGSRSEAEGSSAEAEISTEESATSGFRVNLEVYSGPFDALLGMIANNRLELTEVSLSSITEEFLTYVRGLDFTKNMDEASAFLDIASILVEAKSVAILPGGEDSQHDEQSLEVLRERDLLFARLLQYRAYKQAAGDFRARIAANSGRFPHPAAMDEGVAAMLPELVWTLTPLELARLTAQVIANAPASEVSIHQLHVPLVDLRAQSLVVRDRLIAALESKGDQSISFSELTRDCTSRIEVVARFMAVLVFFKQGVLQYQQDGPFAELHLRWVPGVAETMSDVNISEGDFA; from the coding sequence ATGAATGAGACTTCCCTTTCTCGGCTCCCCTCTCTGAGGGAAGCTGGCTCGCGTAGCGAGGCTGAGGGGAGCTCCGCGGAAGCCGAAATCAGCACGGAGGAATCCGCCACTTCCGGCTTCCGGGTCAACCTCGAAGTCTATTCCGGTCCGTTTGATGCCTTGCTCGGCATGATCGCCAACAACAGACTCGAGCTGACCGAAGTTTCCCTCTCCTCGATCACCGAGGAATTCCTGACATACGTGCGCGGGCTCGATTTCACAAAAAACATGGATGAGGCCAGCGCCTTTCTCGATATCGCCTCTATTCTGGTCGAGGCCAAAAGCGTGGCGATTCTGCCCGGCGGCGAAGACAGCCAGCACGACGAGCAGAGCCTCGAAGTGCTGCGCGAACGCGATTTGCTGTTCGCCCGACTCCTCCAATACCGCGCCTACAAGCAGGCCGCAGGTGACTTCCGGGCGCGTATCGCCGCCAACTCCGGCCGATTCCCGCACCCGGCGGCCATGGACGAGGGCGTTGCCGCCATGCTGCCTGAGCTGGTATGGACGCTGACTCCGCTCGAACTCGCCCGACTGACCGCCCAGGTCATCGCCAACGCGCCCGCCTCCGAAGTGTCGATCCATCAGCTGCACGTGCCGTTGGTCGATCTGCGGGCCCAATCGCTGGTGGTGCGCGACCGGCTGATCGCGGCATTGGAATCCAAGGGCGACCAGTCGATATCGTTCAGCGAATTGACCCGGGACTGCACTTCTCGTATTGAGGTGGTGGCTCGGTTCATGGCCGTGCTCGTGTTCTTCAAACAAGGTGTGCTGCAGTATCAGCAAGATGGTCCGTTTGCCGAACTGCACCTGAGGTGGGTACCCGGCGTAGCCGAAACGATGAGCGACGTGAACATTTCCGAAGGTGATTTTGCGTAA
- a CDS encoding ParA family protein, with product MPTDLLGREYETFPAPEPLQQHGPARVIAMCNQKGGVGKTTSSINIAGALAQYGRRVLIVDFDPQGAATVGLGVNANTVENTIYTALFDISVDPHDVVQHTAFENIDVIPANIDLSAAEVQLVTEVGREQILNSVLRKLKSEYDLIIVDCQPSLGLLTVNALAAADGVIIPVAAEFFALRGVALLMQSIEKVQSRINPALEVDGVLITMYTKTLHCEEVCQRVYEAFSEKVFHTFISRSIKLPDSTVAAAPVVVYAPEHKTSKEYREVARELIARGIVA from the coding sequence ATGCCTACCGATTTGCTTGGACGTGAATACGAAACCTTCCCCGCACCCGAACCGCTGCAACAGCACGGTCCGGCGCGTGTCATTGCCATGTGCAACCAGAAGGGTGGCGTAGGTAAGACCACCAGCTCCATCAATATTGCCGGTGCGTTGGCCCAGTATGGCCGCCGCGTGCTTATCGTCGATTTCGATCCGCAGGGTGCCGCCACTGTGGGACTGGGCGTCAACGCGAATACCGTGGAGAACACGATTTACACCGCGCTGTTCGATATTTCCGTGGACCCACATGATGTGGTGCAGCACACCGCATTCGAGAACATCGATGTGATTCCGGCGAACATCGATTTGTCCGCCGCCGAGGTCCAGCTGGTCACCGAAGTGGGCCGAGAGCAGATCCTGAACAGCGTGCTGCGCAAGCTCAAGTCGGAATACGATCTCATCATCGTCGACTGCCAGCCATCGCTCGGCCTGCTCACCGTGAACGCGCTTGCCGCAGCTGATGGCGTGATCATTCCCGTGGCCGCCGAATTCTTCGCCTTGCGCGGTGTGGCCCTGCTTATGCAGTCCATCGAAAAAGTGCAGTCCCGCATCAATCCCGCATTGGAAGTGGATGGCGTGCTCATCACCATGTACACCAAGACACTGCACTGCGAAGAGGTCTGCCAGCGCGTTTACGAGGCGTTCAGCGAAAAGGTGTTCCACACGTTCATCTCCCGCTCCATCAAACTGCCCGATTCCACGGTTGCCGCCGCGCCCGTGGTGGTCTATGCCCCTGAGCACAAGACATCAAAGGAATACCGTGAGGTGGCACGTGAGCTCATTGCTCGCGGCATCGTGGCGTAA